A genome region from Cervus canadensis isolate Bull #8, Minnesota chromosome 10, ASM1932006v1, whole genome shotgun sequence includes the following:
- the GID8 gene encoding glucose-induced degradation protein 8 homolog produces the protein MSYTEKPDEITKDEWMEKLNNLHVQRADMNRLIMNYLVTEGFKEAAEKFRMESGIEPSVDLETLDERIKIREMILKGQIQEAIALINSLHPELLDTNRYLYFHLQQQHLIELIRQRETEAALEFAQTQLAEQGEESRECLTEMERTLALLAFDNPEDSPFGDLLNMMQRQKVWSEVNQAVLDYENRESTPKLAKLLKLLLWAQNELDQKKVKYPKMTDLSKGVIEEPK, from the exons ATGAGTTACACAGAAAAACCCGATGAAATCACAAAGGATGAGTGGATGGAAAAGCTCAATAACTTACATGTCCAACGAGCAGACATGAACCGTCTCATCATGAACTACTTGGTCACAG agggctttaaggaggcagcagagaagtTTCGAATGGaatctgggattgaacccagtgtTGATCTAGAAACACTTGACGAGCGAATCAAAATCCGTGAGATGATACTGAAAGGCCAGATTCAGGAGGCCATTGCGCTCATCAACAGCCTCCACCCAGAGCTGCTGGACACAAACCGTTATCTCTACTTCCATCTGCAA CAACAACACCTGATCGAGCTGATCCGCCAGCGGGAGACAGAGGCGGCGCTGGAGTTTGCACAGACCCAGCTGGCTGAGCAGGGTGAGGAAAGCCGCGAGTGTCTGACCGAGATGGAACGCACACTGGCCCTGCTGGCCTTTGACAACCCCGAGGACTCCCCCTTTGGAGACCTGCTCAACATGATGCAGAGGCAGAAG GTGTGGAGTGAAGTGAACCAAGCTGTCCTGGATTATGAGAATCGTGAGTCAACACCCAAGCTGGCAAAGTTGCTGAAACTACTCCTTTGGGCTCAGAATGAGCTGGACCAGAAGAAAGTAAAATACCCTAAAATGACAGACCTCAGCAAAGGCGTGATCGAGGAGCCCAAGTAG